In Thermococcus chitonophagus, the genomic stretch AACATATAATGCCATAACTGGAGCTTTATATAAAGTAAAGTTAGAACCAAGCAACTAGTGGTTTATACTCTTCCAGCCCAACGAGGTGTTTTATCAACTTGTAGCACTCAAGCCTTACCAGCCTCTGCTTCGTAACGTTCTTCTTCAGCTTTGGATGCTTTACCGAAGAGCTCAGCTCCTTATTGTACTCCTGTATAACCCTCTTCATGCCATCCTCCGTTAGCAAAACTCCATTCATGTCCTCCCTGAAGTGCTCTTTCCTCATTACTCTCTGCTTGACCAGCCTGTTTGCAATTCTATCCACGATTACCGGCTTGAAGATCTCGCTTATATCCAAGGCCAGGGAAAACCTTCTCTCGTACGGCTCGTGGAGGTAGCTTATAGTTGGAGCGAGCTGGGTGTTGTATATCTCACTGATAATCATTGCATAGAGCCTTGAATTTAGGAAGCTTATCAGAGCGTTCATCTCATTCCTTGGTGGTCTCCTTGTCCTCTTTACAATCTTAAAGCCATCTGGAAGCGTTTCGTCCCAGGATGCGTAGTACTTCTCCCTTATTCTTGCCTCAACATTCATGATTTCTGTTATCTTCTCAGCACTCTTGAGCTCTTCAAGCTCTTCGCTGAAATTGGCTTTGACTTTCCACCTTCTTAGGTTCCTTTCCATGTTCTTGGCTCCTCCCCAGACGAAGGCCTTTGCAAGCTTCATCCTTTTTTCTCCCTCGAGGTAATGTTTGGCCTGCTTTATTATCAAATCTCCGGAAAGAAGGGTCTCCCTGGGGTAAAAGCTTCCATCATAAAAGCCGTAGTGGTTGAAGAAGTGGACAACGATGCCTTTCTGGGCAAGGTAGTGCAGTGCTTGAGATGTTATCGTGACGTGACCGTAGATGTAGATGTCATATATGCCCTCAATCGCTAGGGGCTTCCTGCCCTTCTCATTCTCGAAGTAGAGCGTGTTTTCCCTTCTCAAAAGGATACCATCAGATAGTATAGTCAGGGGTTTCTTCCTCATGACTCATCCCCAACAAAGCTCCTTATATGCACAAGAGTTGCAGATAGACTTCTTCACGGGCTTAGGGGGACGGGAGGAGGATTTTATAACTTCAACCTGGAGGAGCGCATCTTCAACCTCCTTCTCTCCTCCCTCGAGTGTTATCTCCTTCTTTTCATTTAGCTTCGGATAGTGCAGGATAGCCTTGGCATTTATTCCGAGCTTCTTCAGATAATAGAGGTAATACAGAGCCTGCATCTCGTGAGCTTTCTCTATGGTTTTGCCCATCTTAACCTCGTGAACTTCCACAACGTCTCCCTTCCTGATGAAGTCTATTCTTATCGGCCCAATTAGAACCTCCTTTTCCTCGTTGGCGTAGCGTTGCTCATGCAAGAATCTCCCTAGGTCTACCCACTCGCTCTCCTGCTCCATCGTGATCCCGTGAGTGAAGAACCAGAGCTTCGTTGGGCAGACGAAGAGGTAGTTTACCTCAGTTCCCCGAATAAAAAGGTTAGGTATGGGATAATCCTCCATTTTAGGCCACCTATAGTATTTCTCCCTCTTCAACGTGCTCTCTTAATAGTCCAAGCTCTGGACTGTACTCAAGTTCCACCACTATTATATGCTTCCCTGGGCCCCTAGAGCTAAGGTGGTGGAACTGCTCCCTCTGGCTCATGAAGAGCCATAATGGTACTGGAACGAGGTACCTATATACTTCAATTCCAAGGCCTTTATCCAGCAACTCCTGAACTTTACCCTGATAGACGCTAGGAACAGCCTCAAAGCCCTCAAACATCTCATAAAATCTTTCCTCACTTTCGCCGATCTGCATTGGCTTAACGCTCTCAAAGACTTCCTCGGCCATTCCCCTATACTTTTCTATTTTCTTTCTGAGCTCCCTTGCAACTCCTCTGTAGGCATCACTAACCAGTTTAGGAACTTTTGACTCCCACAAGACTTCATCATCAAGAGATTCTAGGATCTTAACCGTCCTTTGAACTACTGAGTACGGTTTGTACACCTTTTTATCTCCTTCTGAACCCCTTGTTAAGACGTAAACGTCCACGGGCTTTCCAAATCCTCTCCTGTTAACTCTCCCAAACCTCTGAATTAGAGCATCCAGAGGAGCAGGCTCGGTAACTATCGTCGCGAAGCTGACGTCGAGGGAAACCTCTACAACCTGAGTAGCAACCACAGCATCGAACTCGTTCATGTGCTCAATGACTAGTCTCTCCTTTTCCTCCCTGTCCCCGTGAGTGAATCTGCTGTGGAGGAGGAGAACCCTAAGACCCAGGTTCTTGAGCTTAGTATATGTTTCAATGGCCCTGTCAACGGTGTTGCACGCTACGAGAACCGGCTTTGGGAGCTTGTCTATTATCTCCTCAATCCTGTCCATACTCCCATCAATGATCCTGATTCTATGCCTAGTGAACTTATCTGCTTCTTCAGGCGGCACTTTCACTTCTCCAGGATGTATGGTTTCCTTTATCAGTTCCTCAAGAAAATCTGGAAGGGTTGCAGTCATTACCAGCGCCTTCGCTTTGAGACCATCAAGCTGACCAAGGATAGCCAAAATGATTCCGAATACGTTTGGCTCATGCGCATGTATCTCGTCGAATATCAGCAAGGAGCCCGTAAGTTCCGTCTTCAGCATCTCGTGGAATCCAACTCCAAAGAACGCCTTCATTACTTGGAAGGGAGTTGTCACCTTCAGTGGTGTGTAGATCTTCCTGTAGAGGGAGCTGAGCCTTCTGTATTCCAAGGCAGAAGAGTAAAGGTAGAAGGAATAGGAGCTGTGGAGAACCCCAATAAGGCTTGGATCGTGGAAGATAGAAAGCAACCTACGGTGCATGGCATTTATGCTAGCCTTGTAGGGTAGGATGTAGAATATCCTGCTCGTTATCTTTTTCTTCCTCTTAATGGAATTTCTATCAGCCCACAGCAATGCAGCTTCGGTCTTTCCGTAGCCCGTTGGAGCCCTCAAAAGCAAGTTTCCCTCGGCGTTCCAGGCCTCCCTCTGCACTGGCCTGAGGTATTCCTGAGGCAGGAAAGCAAAGAGTCTGTCCTCAATGCTTGGAAGGAGGAGAATGCCGGTCTCACCGGCGGAAGCCAAGTGATCGCACGCGTTGACTAGGCCCTTCAGGAGAGTCATGAGCGTTCTTTCTCTCCCGAGGTTCTCCTCATACCAATCAATTAGTTTCTGAAAATTAAAGTCAGTAAGCCTCTCAAGCCAGTTCTCAGGGAGCTTAAGCCTTCCAAACCTTTTCCCGAAGAAGTATTCCTCTAGAGCCTCAACCTTTGGGAGAAAGTGATTCTCAATATATTCCTCGAAATTTTCAAGCTCCTGAACCTTGTCTTCAAAGTCCATAAAGGGAGGTGTATCTGGAATCCTAGGGAGGTAAGGGTCTATCTCCTTTAAGAATTTGTGGTGGGTCAGTATTGCTAGGGCTATAAGGTTTCTCCCCCTCTCATCTATGCTTAGGAACTGAACGAAGGGAACCGAGAGTATTTCATGCCTATAGCTCCACTTCCTTGGGCCGTCTTGAAAACCCGAACACTTCCCAACGTCGTGCAGGACTAAGGAGTAAAAGGCAAGCTCAAACACTTCATCTGGCAACCATGTAAAGTTCTCCTTAATGCTCTTGAGGACATTTACAGCATCTCCCACGTGGCACTCTAGGAACTCGTGGGGATTGAACTTTGCATAGCAGGGCTTCATTTGCTCCACCTGTGGAGATAAACTCCACTATCAAGATCAGGATCGTAAAAAGCCTTTGCAGTTTGCCGCTTTCTTTCGGCCCTTGTCCTGGGGTAGGGGAGGATAATGAATGGCTTGACTAATCTGGCTTTTCTCGGAGTTGAGGTGTAGTCAAACTCCACCACGAGAGCATGCACTATCCCAGGAATCCCGAGCTCCACGGGCACAACTGTTCCGCCTAAGACGGCTTCTTTTTCTTCAAGGTCAACTCTCCTTATTTCCTCGACGGTTGCTATATCGCTCGACCTGCCCATAAGGAGCTGATACCTAGGCTTCCTGAAGATCTTCTCCCACTCATCGGGGAGATAAAGGTAGAGCTCGGCGTTGTAGTGGAACTCTCTCCTTATTATGTCTGTTTCAACCTTGCCCAATGCATAGATTCTTTCAAGATCTACCCCAATTCCCTCACTCCTGAATACATAGCCCATATATGGCAGACCGGTGAGGTAGATAGGCTCCCCTTTAGCAGCCGAAAGTATTCCCTGTATTGTAGAGGGCGGAGGGACGGGCAGTATGGGTTGGTACCCTGATTGAAAAGTGGGAAATCTAAATGAGGCAGTCCACGCCTTAAGCTTCACTCTTATCATGCCCTCACCCGTAGTAGTCCTCAACTTCCTTAGCAAAGTCCTCTACAGCCTTTTTGACAGTTCCTACTGAAACCATGATCTCTGCTCCCTCTAGGATGTTCCTAATCTCCTCGACATTCCAGCCCAGAGACTTGACGAATCCCTTATCATAGCCGAGGTAGAGTTTAGCCCCCTCAGGAATTAAGTCTCCGATGTCAGCAAGCCTTGATGCTAAGGCTCCTGCATCAACCTTCACTTCTCCACCTTCCTCGAACACTACATTGCTTATGAATGGATTTATGCCAGCGTCAATGTTGAGTAAAAGAACGAACTTAGGAGTTACGTCTGTGTGGTACTGAGTCTGCTTCGCTCCCCCAGTAAGTAAGTGCAGGGCCTTAATTGCATCGGTGGCACGCTTTTTTCTGATGTCTGGAGGCATTAACCACTCTTTTTCAGTCTTTTGGACACCAAGTTCTTTAGCGAGCCTCTCCATTTCCTTTATTTCTTCTGCTATCTCCTCAGTCCCCTTCTTTGGATTACCCTTTTTGTCCTTGGGGATATCATCCCAAGTTAACAAGTTCTTAAACCCAGCCTTGCTTATCAACGTGAACCTGCCTACGGACTCTAAATCTAGGGAGAATGCTCCCTTGAAAATCGTAGAGTAGAATTCTTGACTATATGGAACAGGATCACCTTCATGTCTCGAGGCGTATCCCTCATCCACCGTTAAAGAGCTCCTATCAGGCAGAACTGAAATTAAAGGAGTGTTCTTAAGCGGAGAAATTCTAGTAACGCTAACGTTTATTCCTCCCTTTTTAAAAGCCCTCATGTATCCAAAGACGTCGTCATCAGGGTACTTCAATGGATTTGCAGCTGTGAATACCTGCTTCTGCTCTCTAAAGAGAGGGGAAAGCTCCCATTTGAAGTACTCCTTAAGGGTAAAGCGCCACCAGTAGCGCCAAGCCTGTGGAGATACATAGGGATATCTCCTTCCACCTCTTCTGAGGGTCTTTACTCTGGTGACGTTTCTGTCCGGGAGGCTTTCGTCTATCCCTAGCATGTTCAGGGCGGATGCTGGAGCATCTATCAAAACCAAACCAGTAGCAAACCTCATTTCTCCTCAACCCTCTCTTCCTCTTTAACTTTCATAAGCCTATCATGGAGCTTTTCATAAATCCTAAACAAGATCAAATGCTTAACGGTTCTCCAAGAAACATTTAGATCTTCGCCATAGCTGGTTAGTAAGGTGGCAAACTCATCAAAAGTTACCAAGGCGTTGGGAACGCCAAACTCTTGCCTGTCCTTCTCTACCCTAATGAAGAAGGCCTCAAACTGGTAGAGCTTCTCTGCTCTTTCAAGCTCCCTAACCCTTCTAGCGAGCTTGTTGTCCGGCAGTTTTTCAAGAGTCTCCACTATCCTGTCGGCAACATCCCTAACAAACTTCAAAGCTTCTTTCTCCAAACCCAACACCTCCAGACAATAAAACTCCAAAAGCCTCCAGCTTGAATTCACATCTCTGTTTTGCGGGTTTATGAAGTAAGGAAGAATGGACTCGTTTTCAATTAACCTCCTATAGACTTCGTTCCTGCATTCCCTGATAACCTCAGCTTCATCTCTTCTTTTGACACATCCCCTTGCCCAGCCCATGTTAACAATTTTCTTAAACTCAGGGCCAGCAAATGCTATAACTCTCAGCACAGGATTTGGGATGTATATTATGTCTATCTCTTGTCCCTGATTGTTGCTTACAAAGTAGTACAGGGTTATGGATACACCTTCGAGTTTGCCAAGCTCTATATCTCTTCCGATTTCTATAAGCTTTTCAAACAGGAAGTTCTCGGGCCTCCTAAATCCTCTGGCATTTGAAGCAAGCTGATTTTTTCTGACGTCGTTTAGGGCCTCCTAATGGAACTTGAGCATCAGATCTGGAGGATTTGTGTGGATTATCAAAAGTCTCCGCATTCTGTAGACAATTAGGGGCATAAATTGGGCCAAGAACAGGCAGTGTGAGCAGATATTCGCTCCATCCTTGGCCGAGGGGAAGTAATTGGGCACGCCACCAGTACCGACAAGAGGAAAGTCAGAGCGGTATACGGGCCTTGAGCGCGCATGTCTTCTCCCACATATTTCGCATATAGGCGCCGACTTGTCTTCTTGTTCCTTTAGCAGGGAGAACAAGTTTTCCTTAATCCTTTCTGGCGTTCTACTTTTAGACATGCTGGGATTGGCCATTAAAATGCCGCTGTTTGGGAGAATCATTGCATGAATATGGCCAGAGCTCCACTCCTTTCTTGCATATAGGTCGGAGGCAAATCCCACAGCCTTTTCAATGTCTTCTTCTGTTAAATCCTCAGGTTCAGATTTCTTGGTGATTAAAAGGAGAGCAACAAGACCTGCATCGACGAAAGGATGTCCTGTCCATTCAAAAGTACATCCTTTGTTGGGTTTCACATTCAAAAACTCATCTAGGGTCTTCGTTATTCACACCCCCTCGAGCTTTAATCTACCATATCCTAGGGAGGTTTTTGCCCCGACCCCAAGCCCCTGCAACGCTTGGGTTAGAAGCCCAAACGCTACCTTGACAAGGTTTTCTGTGGATTCATCCCTGGGAGCAACTGCTACGGCAAATCTAACACCCCTCGGAACCGTGAGAAAGAACAGCGGACGGGGATCTTGCCAGTCTCCTGGGGGCTCATTTCCTTGGTAGTAATTGGGATAGTGGGGGTTCATTATGTCAAGCTCAAGAGCAGGCTTTTCTTTTAAGGATTCAGGCAGAGGCAACGCGTCAAAGAACACAACGCTACCCTGGGTTTCGGTTGTTCCGAATATTTCTCTAACGAGTTTAACGGCTTCTGAAAGCTTAGAGACTCTAAATACATTGGACAACGACTCATCTTCCAAATTAGTTGATACCAATTTCTTATAGAATTCTTCATCGCGCCCATCTAAGGCCCTCTGCACTTTTTCAGCCAGGGTGTAAAAATCTACATTACTATACACTTCTTCCTTCTTGAGGAGATCTGCAAGTATGTAGATGGACCAGAGCCTGCTAACTCCTTTTAAAGCAGACCCTGGGATATAAGGAACTCCATAATTCCTCAGGAGCCTTATACTTGTTTCATATATGCTTTCGTCTCCCAAACCAACGACGAGCCTTGATTCCGTCTCAAAAATTTCCGGAGTTTTAGGGGAAATACGATTGCATAATAGTTCAACCCATTTGTCAAAAAATTTTTCATACGGAGCTAGCTCGTCTTTTGATAGTTTTACCGAATAGCTAAGCTGAATATCCTTTAGTTTCCCCTGTATGGCATTTTCGAAGAACTTAACAACATCTTGCCTCCCAGGGTCCCTCTCTACCTCTAGAAACTCCTTATCAAGAAGGAAAATGCTCAATCGCCTAAGACCGCCACTAGACATTACGACATCATTGAATCTTGTCAGAACTTCGGGAAAGAGAATATAGGGTGGATATTTGTTCAGGTAAAGGGAGAGGTTTAAGGATCTAGCTTTCACTGCCTCCCTAAGGACCTCTCTGAGCATTTTACTCCCCCTCCAGCATGGCGTCCGCAAATCTAACCATCCACTTCAAAAGCTCAAGAACCTCTCTAGTTGCTTGGATAAGCACTAAAGAGTCAGCATCTTTAGTAAACCACTCCAAAAAGTCCTTATTCTCTGGAATTATATCTCTCTTCCAAAGCCATTTTTGAATTGATGCATAGAGGATTAAGTAAGCGGTAGTTGATGGATTAAGTAGGAATGACTTAACTCTATTTGCCGAATTCATGACTTTTTTCTTTAACTGTTCGAGTTCTTTTTCTGCTTTTTTCTTTTCTTCTTCACTCTTTCCGTGCTCCATAATCCACTTTAGTTCGTCTTTTACCGATTCATGCTCCTTTTTTGCATTTAGGAAGTCATTAGCTAGTCTAGGTATTTTGAAAGGTCTTTCCTCTGCTTTTGATGCAAAAAATGCCATTGTCTGTCCCAAACCATTTGTCAGTACAAGGACAGGAGCCTTTGAGATATAAGAGGACATCTTCTCTTCAAGCTCCTTTCCAAACTTTTCGGGGTCGATATCCTGTCCTTTGACAGCTAAAAACTCTTTATAGAACTCATTATAGTTGGAGCTAGAGCCAGAATCTGGGGATATAAATTCTACAAGGGTTCTGAGGAGTTTTTCCCTCTCCATGTTCTTCAACGTTGCTATCATCTCTACGACTCCAAAGGCAAAGTCGGCCCTTTTCTGCTCAAGGGTTTTCATGTTCATCTATACTCACCTCCGGAAAGGCTACAGAAACTTTTACAAAGCCCTTTCCAACAGTTTCGTCCCCTCCAATCTGGAGGAATGCAGAATTGAAGGTAGTCTGCAGTATCTTCGCGATCTTTCCGGCTGGATTGTCACCATTTAGACAATCAGGCAATTCATTTTTCTTAACCTTGGGGTTATTAACGGCTACTAACGAGTACATTACCGTATCTGCTGGCAGAAACTCTTCATACCATAGGCCACCTTTCTCAACGGTGCCAGTTTTGGCATTTATTCTAATCCTTGCGACGATTTCAGTAGTCAGCAACACAAAATTACGGAAAATTTCATCTGGTACTATAGCCAAACGCTTTCTCAAGTCTTCTTCCGTTAATAACCCAGGGAACAGCCCTTTGAGTTGATCAAACAGGGTTTCAAAGTCAATTTTAATTTCTGTATTAACATTATGTAGTTCTATATCCTCTAACACTGCGACATTCTCTGGAAGACGAAGCTCACTTCCCAAAATAAAAGCTGGAATTTTGTCATCAGATTGTGAATTGACAGACATCTCAAATGAACTTTCAATATCCCTTACAATTTTTTCAAGAGCTTGGAGCTCAGAATCATCTTCTCTAGTTGCAAACTTGAGATCTTCGACTAACCTCCTCAGAACCATGGGACATGTTACATACGCAAAAACACCCTTAAGGCTCCTGACGGGGAACAGCAACACTCTTGCATCTCCAACGCTTACTGCCCCCGCATGCTCACTTGCCGCAGTGGTTGCCGGCCCGAATATTATTTCAGTGAGTGGTGGATCTCGCGAGTTCTTTTCTACATCCTCCTTGTATCTCTCAAGATTTTTCCTCTGTGCCTCATCCATGCTCCCGGATTCTTTGTCGCTCATGCCCAAGATATATTTCTCTGCTGAGGTTTTCCAGTCGCCACACTCACTATTTAACTCCCCTAGAAGCTCTTTCCTCCTGAACTCGCTCCTTAGAACACCCTTAAGACTCTGGCCCCAGATAGTTGGGAAGCCGGTGTGGCGCTCCCTCTGAATTGGCAGATCAACAACACTAAGCTCTGCCCCACTTCCTGCGTGGATTGGTGTTAAACCATAGAAACCGAAAAAGAGGAAGGTTTCATTCATCGGCATTCACCCCCAAACTTCCTTGAAAGAGCAAGGTTACATAAATCCACAACTATATTCTCTTTACTTGGGGGATACCGCACAAATAGGGTGT encodes the following:
- a CDS encoding CRISPR-associated helicase/endonuclease Cas3; translation: MKPCYAKFNPHEFLECHVGDAVNVLKSIKENFTWLPDEVFELAFYSLVLHDVGKCSGFQDGPRKWSYRHEILSVPFVQFLSIDERGRNLIALAILTHHKFLKEIDPYLPRIPDTPPFMDFEDKVQELENFEEYIENHFLPKVEALEEYFFGKRFGRLKLPENWLERLTDFNFQKLIDWYEENLGRERTLMTLLKGLVNACDHLASAGETGILLLPSIEDRLFAFLPQEYLRPVQREAWNAEGNLLLRAPTGYGKTEAALLWADRNSIKRKKKITSRIFYILPYKASINAMHRRLLSIFHDPSLIGVLHSSYSFYLYSSALEYRRLSSLYRKIYTPLKVTTPFQVMKAFFGVGFHEMLKTELTGSLLIFDEIHAHEPNVFGIILAILGQLDGLKAKALVMTATLPDFLEELIKETIHPGEVKVPPEEADKFTRHRIRIIDGSMDRIEEIIDKLPKPVLVACNTVDRAIETYTKLKNLGLRVLLLHSRFTHGDREEKERLVIEHMNEFDAVVATQVVEVSLDVSFATIVTEPAPLDALIQRFGRVNRRGFGKPVDVYVLTRGSEGDKKVYKPYSVVQRTVKILESLDDEVLWESKVPKLVSDAYRGVARELRKKIEKYRGMAEEVFESVKPMQIGESEERFYEMFEGFEAVPSVYQGKVQELLDKGLGIEVYRYLVPVPLWLFMSQREQFHHLSSRGPGKHIIVVELEYSPELGLLREHVEEGEIL
- the cmr6 gene encoding type III-B CRISPR module RAMP protein Cmr6, which encodes MLREVLREAVKARSLNLSLYLNKYPPYILFPEVLTRFNDVVMSSGGLRRLSIFLLDKEFLEVERDPGRQDVVKFFENAIQGKLKDIQLSYSVKLSKDELAPYEKFFDKWVELLCNRISPKTPEIFETESRLVVGLGDESIYETSIRLLRNYGVPYIPGSALKGVSRLWSIYILADLLKKEEVYSNVDFYTLAEKVQRALDGRDEEFYKKLVSTNLEDESLSNVFRVSKLSEAVKLVREIFGTTETQGSVVFFDALPLPESLKEKPALELDIMNPHYPNYYQGNEPPGDWQDPRPLFFLTVPRGVRFAVAVAPRDESTENLVKVAFGLLTQALQGLGVGAKTSLGYGRLKLEGV
- the cas4 gene encoding CRISPR-associated protein Cas4 — protein: MEDYPIPNLFIRGTEVNYLFVCPTKLWFFTHGITMEQESEWVDLGRFLHEQRYANEEKEVLIGPIRIDFIRKGDVVEVHEVKMGKTIEKAHEMQALYYLYYLKKLGINAKAILHYPKLNEKKEITLEGGEKEVEDALLQVEVIKSSSRPPKPVKKSICNSCAYKELCWG
- the cas7i gene encoding type I-B CRISPR-associated protein Cas7/Cst2/DevR — translated: MRFATGLVLIDAPASALNMLGIDESLPDRNVTRVKTLRRGGRRYPYVSPQAWRYWWRFTLKEYFKWELSPLFREQKQVFTAANPLKYPDDDVFGYMRAFKKGGINVSVTRISPLKNTPLISVLPDRSSLTVDEGYASRHEGDPVPYSQEFYSTIFKGAFSLDLESVGRFTLISKAGFKNLLTWDDIPKDKKGNPKKGTEEIAEEIKEMERLAKELGVQKTEKEWLMPPDIRKKRATDAIKALHLLTGGAKQTQYHTDVTPKFVLLLNIDAGINPFISNVVFEEGGEVKVDAGALASRLADIGDLIPEGAKLYLGYDKGFVKSLGWNVEEIRNILEGAEIMVSVGTVKKAVEDFAKEVEDYYG
- the cmr4 gene encoding type III-B CRISPR module RAMP protein Cmr4 encodes the protein MNETFLFFGFYGLTPIHAGSGAELSVVDLPIQRERHTGFPTIWGQSLKGVLRSEFRRKELLGELNSECGDWKTSAEKYILGMSDKESGSMDEAQRKNLERYKEDVEKNSRDPPLTEIIFGPATTAASEHAGAVSVGDARVLLFPVRSLKGVFAYVTCPMVLRRLVEDLKFATREDDSELQALEKIVRDIESSFEMSVNSQSDDKIPAFILGSELRLPENVAVLEDIELHNVNTEIKIDFETLFDQLKGLFPGLLTEEDLRKRLAIVPDEIFRNFVLLTTEIVARIRINAKTGTVEKGGLWYEEFLPADTVMYSLVAVNNPKVKKNELPDCLNGDNPAGKIAKILQTTFNSAFLQIGGDETVGKGFVKVSVAFPEVSIDEHENP
- the cas1b gene encoding type I-B CRISPR-associated endonuclease Cas1b, coding for MRKKPLTILSDGILLRRENTLYFENEKGRKPLAIEGIYDIYIYGHVTITSQALHYLAQKGIVVHFFNHYGFYDGSFYPRETLLSGDLIIKQAKHYLEGEKRMKLAKAFVWGGAKNMERNLRRWKVKANFSEELEELKSAEKITEIMNVEARIREKYYASWDETLPDGFKIVKRTRRPPRNEMNALISFLNSRLYAMIISEIYNTQLAPTISYLHEPYERRFSLALDISEIFKPVIVDRIANRLVKQRVMRKEHFREDMNGVLLTEDGMKRVIQEYNKELSSSVKHPKLKKNVTKQRLVRLECYKLIKHLVGLEEYKPLVAWF
- the cmr5 gene encoding type III-B CRISPR module-associated protein Cmr5, encoding MNMKTLEQKRADFAFGVVEMIATLKNMEREKLLRTLVEFISPDSGSSSNYNEFYKEFLAVKGQDIDPEKFGKELEEKMSSYISKAPVLVLTNGLGQTMAFFASKAEERPFKIPRLANDFLNAKKEHESVKDELKWIMEHGKSEEEKKKAEKELEQLKKKVMNSANRVKSFLLNPSTTAYLILYASIQKWLWKRDIIPENKDFLEWFTKDADSLVLIQATREVLELLKWMVRFADAMLEGE
- the cas5b gene encoding type I-B CRISPR-associated protein Cas5b gives rise to the protein MIRVKLKAWTASFRFPTFQSGYQPILPVPPPSTIQGILSAAKGEPIYLTGLPYMGYVFRSEGIGVDLERIYALGKVETDIIRREFHYNAELYLYLPDEWEKIFRKPRYQLLMGRSSDIATVEEIRRVDLEEKEAVLGGTVVPVELGIPGIVHALVVEFDYTSTPRKARLVKPFIILPYPRTRAERKRQTAKAFYDPDLDSGVYLHRWSK